In a single window of the Arachis hypogaea cultivar Tifrunner chromosome 6, arahy.Tifrunner.gnm2.J5K5, whole genome shotgun sequence genome:
- the LOC112696234 gene encoding type IV inositol polyphosphate 5-phosphatase 7 isoform X1 — protein sequence MRDENSKKSKLSWPKTLVKKWFNIKCKTDNFQADDDVDDDVLYQGIDEERKSNYSEKEACTIKKSKTDKPSRRFSDRIHRGKNDLDEAQITEVYNYRIFVATWNVAGKSPPSYLNLEDWLHTSPPADIYVLGFQEIVPLNAGNILGTEDNGPARKWLTLIRKTLNSLPGTSGGCHTPSPLSDPIIEIEADFEGSMRQKTTSFLHRRSFQSLSHSMKMDSDISLPQPSFDRRLSVCDRMIYAHRPSDYRWGSSDDENGAGDSPVTASYSPVQYSGCFPMEDVEKQTGQPRYCLVASKQMVGIFLTVWVKSDIRDYIHSLKVSSVGRGLMGYLGNKGSISISMSLHQTSFCFICSHLTSGQKDGDELRRNLDVMEILRKTRFPLVQGTSDHYSPQTILEHDRIIWLGDLNYRVALSYRAAKALVEMHNWKDLLENDQLRIEQRQGRVFEGWNEGKIYFPPTYKYSNNSDRYAGDGRHSKQKRTPAWCDRILWHGRGLHQLSYVRGESRFSDHRPVYSIFSAEVDQRSSSYSN from the exons ATGAGAGATGAGAACTCCAAGAAAAGCAAG CTTTCATGGCCCAAGACATTGGTCAAGAAGTGGTTCAATATCAAGTGCAAAACTGATAACTTTCAAGCAGATGATGACGTTGATGATGATGTCCTTTATCAAG GTATTGATGAAGAGAGGAAGAGCAACTATTCAGAGAAGGAGGCATGCACCATCAAAAAAAGCAAAACAG ATAAACCAAGCAGAAGATTCTCAGACAGAATTCATAGAGGTAAGAATGACCTTGATGAAGCTCAGATTACAGAAGTGTATAATTATAG AATCTTTGTTGCCACTTGGAATGTAGCAGGGAAGTCACCTCCAAGTTATTTGAACCTTGAAGATTGGCTTCACACCTCTCCACCCGCTGATATCTATGTTCTTGG GTTTCAAGAAATTGTACCTCTTAATGCTGGTAACATTTTGGGAACAGAAGACAATGGCCCTGCAAGGAAATGGCTTACACTTATTAGGAAGACCCTTAACAGTCTTCCAGGAACAAGTGGTGGATGCCACACTCCATCACCACTCTCTGATCCTATTATAGAGATTGAAGCTGATTTTGAGGGATCAATGAGGCAGAAGACAACCTCTTTCCTCCATAGAAGGTCTTTCCAATCCTTGAGTCATAGTATGAAAATGGATAGTGACATCTCACTGCCACAACCGAGCTTTGATCGGCGTCTCAGCGTCTGTGATAGAATGATATATGCTCACAGGCCTAGTGACTACCGATGGGGTTCTTCAGATGATGAAAATGGAGCTGGGGACTCCCCAGTTACGGCATCATATTCGCCAGTGCAATATAGCGGTTGTTTCCCTATGGAGGATGTTGAGAAACAGACAGGGCAACCGAGATATTGTTTGGTTGCTAGTAAGCAAATGGTGGGGATATTTCTAACAGTTTGGGTGAAAAGTGATATCAGAGATTATATTCACAGCTTGAAGGTGTCTTCTGTTGGCAGAGGTTTGATGGGATATCTTGGAAACAAG GGTTCAATATCAATTAGCATGTCTTTGCACCAAACAAGCTTTTGTTTCATCTGTAGTCATTTGACTTCAGGGCAAAAGGATGGTGATGAGCTAAGGAGAAACTTAGATGTAATGGAAATTCTGAGAAAGACAAGGTTTCCCCTTGTCCAAGGCACCAGTGACCATTATTCACCTCAGACAATTCTGGAACATGA CCGAATAATTTGGCTGGGGGATTTAAATTATCGGGTAGCCCTTTCTTATCGTGCGGCGAAAGCTCTTGTTGAGATGCATAATTGGAAGGACTTGTTAGAGAATGACCAA CTGCGAATAGAGCAGAGGCAAGGTCGAGTATTCGAAGGATGGAACGAAGGGAAAATATATTTCCCTCCCACATACAAGTATTCAAACAACTCAGACAGGTATGCAGGAGATGGAAGACATTCAAAACAAAAGAGAACTCCAGCATG GTGTGATAGAATCTTATGGCATGGGAGAGGCCTTCACCAATTATCTTATGTTCGTGGGGAGTCAAGATTCTCTGATCATAGACCTGTGTATAGCATATTCTCAGCAGAAGTTGATCAAAGAAGCTCTAGTTACTCCAATTAA
- the LOC112696234 gene encoding type IV inositol polyphosphate 5-phosphatase 7 isoform X2: MRDENSKKSKLSWPKTLVKKWFNIKCKTDNFQADDDVDDDVLYQGIDEERKSNYSEKEACTIKKSKTDKPSRRFSDRIHRGKNDLDEAQITEVYNYRIFVATWNVAGKSPPSYLNLEDWLHTSPPADIYVLGFQEIVPLNAGNILGTEDNGPARKWLTLIRKTLNSLPGTSGGCHTPSPLSDPIIEIEADFEGSMRQKTTSFLHRRSFQSLSHSMKMDSDISLPQPSFDRRLSVCDRMIYAHRPSDYRWGSSDDENGAGDSPVTASYSPVQYSGCFPMEDVEKQTGQPRYCLVASKQMVGIFLTVWVKSDIRDYIHSLKVSSVGRGLMGYLGNKGSISISMSLHQTSFCFICSHLTSGQKDGDELRRNLDVMEILRKTRFPLVQGTSDHYSPQTILEHDRIIWLGDLNYRVALSYRAAKALVEMHNWKDLLENDQLRIEQRQGRVFEGWNEGKIYFPPTYKYSNNSDRYAGDGRHSKQKRTPA, encoded by the exons ATGAGAGATGAGAACTCCAAGAAAAGCAAG CTTTCATGGCCCAAGACATTGGTCAAGAAGTGGTTCAATATCAAGTGCAAAACTGATAACTTTCAAGCAGATGATGACGTTGATGATGATGTCCTTTATCAAG GTATTGATGAAGAGAGGAAGAGCAACTATTCAGAGAAGGAGGCATGCACCATCAAAAAAAGCAAAACAG ATAAACCAAGCAGAAGATTCTCAGACAGAATTCATAGAGGTAAGAATGACCTTGATGAAGCTCAGATTACAGAAGTGTATAATTATAG AATCTTTGTTGCCACTTGGAATGTAGCAGGGAAGTCACCTCCAAGTTATTTGAACCTTGAAGATTGGCTTCACACCTCTCCACCCGCTGATATCTATGTTCTTGG GTTTCAAGAAATTGTACCTCTTAATGCTGGTAACATTTTGGGAACAGAAGACAATGGCCCTGCAAGGAAATGGCTTACACTTATTAGGAAGACCCTTAACAGTCTTCCAGGAACAAGTGGTGGATGCCACACTCCATCACCACTCTCTGATCCTATTATAGAGATTGAAGCTGATTTTGAGGGATCAATGAGGCAGAAGACAACCTCTTTCCTCCATAGAAGGTCTTTCCAATCCTTGAGTCATAGTATGAAAATGGATAGTGACATCTCACTGCCACAACCGAGCTTTGATCGGCGTCTCAGCGTCTGTGATAGAATGATATATGCTCACAGGCCTAGTGACTACCGATGGGGTTCTTCAGATGATGAAAATGGAGCTGGGGACTCCCCAGTTACGGCATCATATTCGCCAGTGCAATATAGCGGTTGTTTCCCTATGGAGGATGTTGAGAAACAGACAGGGCAACCGAGATATTGTTTGGTTGCTAGTAAGCAAATGGTGGGGATATTTCTAACAGTTTGGGTGAAAAGTGATATCAGAGATTATATTCACAGCTTGAAGGTGTCTTCTGTTGGCAGAGGTTTGATGGGATATCTTGGAAACAAG GGTTCAATATCAATTAGCATGTCTTTGCACCAAACAAGCTTTTGTTTCATCTGTAGTCATTTGACTTCAGGGCAAAAGGATGGTGATGAGCTAAGGAGAAACTTAGATGTAATGGAAATTCTGAGAAAGACAAGGTTTCCCCTTGTCCAAGGCACCAGTGACCATTATTCACCTCAGACAATTCTGGAACATGA CCGAATAATTTGGCTGGGGGATTTAAATTATCGGGTAGCCCTTTCTTATCGTGCGGCGAAAGCTCTTGTTGAGATGCATAATTGGAAGGACTTGTTAGAGAATGACCAA CTGCGAATAGAGCAGAGGCAAGGTCGAGTATTCGAAGGATGGAACGAAGGGAAAATATATTTCCCTCCCACATACAAGTATTCAAACAACTCAGACAGGTATGCAGGAGATGGAAGACATTCAAAACAAAAGAGAACTCCAGCATG A